Proteins encoded within one genomic window of Acidovorax sp. 107:
- a CDS encoding diguanylate cyclase domain-containing protein: MPEDSRLRLIRALGDTLDGLDVALCAFDEADCTIAWNSTFFKFFPEHAGHVYVGEPYEANLRRFYHQRLDAQELPNIERYITAGVERHRAQTRPYKFEHRGLRVHVSSLPIEGVGRVRVWRAEALSVTNAPVVDAAPAGPDIHEPGYLRSPVIESTELFDRIPDGLMICAEDQRIQWVNQPFMLMYGLSDRTAAVGQAFDEVYRHAWSVAGEGDMAPFYDGLSTLQEHMRFAGAPFEVPLPRSRWSRVIAKQGIDGTVFYAHVDITELKRQQRLLALAERSARDSEAQLREKSILLEATLEHMDQGVAKISASGVVELCNRRALELLELPAELMASKPTLVNVLAYLRARGEFHGASQDIQDMLLHSNGGLDQHQVYDRPRPDGRILEVQTVPIKGGGALRTFTDVTQRKQAELQIRHVAEHDGLTGLLNRTAFLQALQAAATDVHRLGRGFAVLYVDLDGFKPVNDRYGHAVGDQLLMWVARQLTQAAREDDVVARLGGDEFALLQRGVSDRESAHRLADRLVQALGQPTEIEAHALQIGASVGIVLSPSDGTEAEELLRKADSAMYLAKATGRGCARIYGT, encoded by the coding sequence ATGCCTGAAGATTCCCGCCTTCGCCTCATCCGTGCCTTGGGGGACACCCTGGACGGTTTGGACGTGGCCCTGTGTGCGTTCGATGAAGCTGACTGCACCATTGCCTGGAACAGCACCTTCTTCAAGTTCTTTCCGGAGCACGCGGGGCATGTGTATGTTGGCGAGCCCTACGAGGCCAATCTGCGCCGCTTCTACCACCAGCGGCTTGATGCGCAGGAGCTGCCCAACATCGAGCGCTACATCACGGCCGGCGTAGAGCGCCACCGGGCGCAGACGCGTCCCTACAAGTTCGAGCACCGGGGGCTGCGTGTTCATGTGTCGTCGTTGCCCATCGAAGGGGTGGGGCGGGTGCGCGTGTGGCGTGCCGAGGCACTTTCAGTCACCAACGCCCCCGTTGTCGATGCCGCGCCGGCGGGCCCCGACATCCATGAGCCGGGCTACCTGCGCAGTCCGGTGATCGAAAGCACCGAACTGTTCGACCGCATCCCTGATGGGCTGATGATCTGCGCCGAAGATCAGCGCATTCAATGGGTGAACCAGCCCTTCATGCTGATGTACGGTCTGTCGGACCGTACTGCTGCCGTGGGCCAGGCATTTGATGAGGTGTACCGCCACGCATGGTCTGTCGCGGGCGAGGGCGACATGGCGCCGTTCTACGACGGCCTGTCTACTTTGCAAGAGCACATGCGTTTTGCCGGGGCTCCGTTTGAGGTGCCCCTGCCCCGCAGTCGCTGGAGCCGCGTTATTGCCAAGCAGGGCATCGACGGCACCGTGTTCTACGCCCATGTGGACATCACCGAACTCAAGCGCCAGCAGCGCTTGCTGGCACTGGCCGAACGCAGTGCCCGCGACAGCGAGGCGCAGCTGCGCGAGAAATCCATCTTGCTCGAAGCCACGCTGGAGCACATGGACCAGGGCGTTGCAAAGATCAGTGCCTCCGGCGTGGTCGAACTGTGCAACCGCCGCGCGCTGGAACTGCTGGAGCTGCCCGCCGAACTGATGGCATCCAAACCCACGCTGGTGAACGTGCTGGCCTACCTGCGCGCGCGGGGCGAGTTCCACGGAGCCTCCCAGGATATCCAGGACATGCTGCTGCACAGCAATGGCGGGCTCGATCAACATCAGGTGTATGACCGCCCCCGGCCCGATGGCCGCATCCTGGAGGTTCAGACCGTGCCCATCAAGGGCGGCGGCGCGTTGCGTACCTTCACCGATGTCACCCAGCGCAAGCAGGCCGAGCTGCAGATCCGCCACGTCGCAGAGCACGACGGCCTGACGGGCTTGCTCAACCGCACCGCCTTCTTGCAGGCGCTGCAGGCAGCCGCCACCGATGTGCATCGCCTGGGCCGAGGTTTTGCCGTGTTGTATGTGGATCTGGACGGGTTCAAACCCGTCAACGACCGCTACGGGCACGCGGTGGGCGACCAGTTGCTGATGTGGGTGGCCCGGCAACTGACACAGGCCGCGCGCGAGGATGACGTGGTGGCGCGGCTGGGCGGTGACGAGTTTGCGCTGCTGCAACGGGGGGTATCCGACCGCGAAAGCGCCCACCGCCTGGCCGACCGCTTGGTGCAGGCCCTGGGTCAGCCCACCGAGATCGAAGCGCACGCCCTGCAGATCGGGGCGTCCGTCGGCATTGTTCTGTCTCCCAGCGACGGCACCGAGGCCGAAGAACTCCTGCGCAAGGCCGATTCCGCGATGTATCTGGCCAAAGCCACCGGAAGGGGCTGCGCGCGGATCTATGGCACCTGA
- a CDS encoding PP2C family serine/threonine-protein phosphatase has translation MKFSVFQISRRGGREKNEDRMGYCYTRESGLFVLADGMGGHPEGEVAAQIALQTISALFQRQAKPQLKDVQEFLSGALLAAHHQILRYATEKGMLDTPRTTLVAAVLQAGTATWIHCGDSRLYMVRDGDLLTRTRDHSYMELRNTPPPGLERINRNVLFTCLGSPTKPIYDITGPVYLEQGDRILLCSDGLWGTLSDDEIAKQLGRNTVSHAVPELVEDALRKAGDSSDNVTVIALEWETPDAFESTQGVSTDSISDDVFASTIQAGPLDGLVDDLDDAAIERSIAEINEAIRRSAARKA, from the coding sequence ATGAAGTTCTCGGTATTCCAGATCAGCCGCCGCGGCGGCCGCGAGAAGAACGAAGACCGCATGGGCTATTGCTACACGCGCGAATCGGGCCTGTTTGTGTTGGCCGACGGCATGGGCGGCCACCCCGAGGGCGAGGTGGCCGCGCAGATCGCGCTGCAGACCATCTCGGCACTGTTCCAGCGCCAGGCCAAGCCCCAGCTCAAGGATGTGCAGGAGTTCCTGTCGGGCGCGCTGCTCGCGGCGCACCACCAGATCCTGCGCTACGCCACAGAAAAAGGCATGCTCGACACACCGCGCACCACCCTGGTTGCGGCGGTGTTGCAGGCCGGTACCGCCACCTGGATCCACTGCGGCGATTCGCGCCTGTACATGGTGCGCGATGGCGACCTGCTGACCCGTACGAGGGACCACTCGTACATGGAACTGCGCAACACGCCGCCGCCCGGGTTGGAGCGCATCAACCGCAACGTGTTGTTCACCTGCCTGGGCTCGCCCACCAAGCCCATCTACGACATCACCGGCCCGGTGTACTTGGAGCAGGGCGACCGGATCCTGTTGTGCTCTGACGGCCTGTGGGGCACGCTGAGCGACGACGAAATCGCCAAGCAGCTGGGCCGCAACACCGTATCGCACGCCGTGCCCGAGCTGGTGGAAGACGCCCTGCGCAAAGCCGGGGACAGCAGCGACAACGTGACGGTGATCGCCCTGGAGTGGGAGACGCCAGACGCGTTCGAGTCCACCCAGGGGGTGTCCACCGACAGCATCAGCGATGACGTGTTCGCCTCCACCATCCAGGCCGGTCCGCTCGATGGGCTGGTGGACGACCTGGACGACGCCGCCATCGAGCGCTCGATTGCCGAAATCAACGAGGCGATTCGCCGCTCTGCGGCCCGCAAAGCCTGA
- the hemW gene encoding radical SAM family heme chaperone HemW produces the protein MAIPIIPAADDAPAVVRDIQHYMRPGLLQLPSLPPLSLYVHLPWCLKKCPYCDFNSHEFRAGASTGGEVPEQRYIDALMADLEAALPLVWGRSVHSIFIGGGTPSLFSPAAIDRLIGDIRARLRLEPDCEITMEANPGTFEKDRFRAFRAAGVTRLSVGVQSFNDQHLKALGRVHDRAQAMAAVEEAAASFDTFNLDIMYALPGQTLPELEQDLQTALAFKPPHISIYHLTIEPNTYFAKFPPAIPEDDQAYAMLDRITEMTGQAGMARYEISAYAQPGHQCFHNTNYWQFGDYLGIGAGAHSKLSFAHRVVRQVRFRDPARYMDNALAGHAVAQDDEVRRADLPFEYMLNALRLREGFALQDFMARTGLPVTAIAKGLEAAERKGLIERDMARVRPTERGFDFLSDLQELFLVD, from the coding sequence ATGGCTATTCCTATCATTCCTGCTGCTGATGATGCGCCCGCTGTGGTGCGCGACATCCAGCATTACATGCGCCCGGGCCTGCTGCAGCTGCCCAGCCTGCCGCCGCTGTCGCTGTACGTGCACCTGCCCTGGTGCCTCAAGAAGTGCCCGTACTGCGACTTCAACTCGCATGAATTCCGCGCGGGTGCCAGCACCGGCGGCGAGGTGCCCGAGCAGCGCTACATCGACGCCCTGATGGCCGACCTGGAGGCTGCGCTGCCCTTGGTCTGGGGGCGGTCCGTGCACAGCATCTTCATCGGCGGTGGCACGCCCAGCCTGTTCTCGCCCGCAGCCATCGACCGGCTGATCGGCGACATTCGCGCCCGCCTGCGGCTGGAGCCCGATTGCGAGATCACGATGGAGGCGAATCCCGGCACGTTCGAGAAAGACCGGTTTCGCGCCTTCCGTGCGGCGGGCGTTACCCGCCTGTCGGTGGGGGTGCAGAGCTTCAATGACCAGCACCTGAAGGCCCTGGGCCGCGTGCACGACCGCGCCCAGGCGATGGCGGCGGTGGAGGAGGCCGCTGCGTCCTTCGACACCTTCAACCTTGACATCATGTACGCCCTGCCGGGCCAGACGCTGCCAGAGCTGGAGCAGGACCTGCAGACCGCGCTGGCGTTCAAGCCGCCGCACATCTCCATCTACCACCTCACCATCGAGCCCAACACCTACTTCGCCAAGTTCCCCCCGGCCATCCCCGAGGACGACCAGGCATACGCCATGCTCGACCGCATCACCGAGATGACGGGCCAGGCGGGGATGGCACGGTACGAGATTTCTGCCTATGCCCAGCCGGGCCACCAGTGTTTTCACAACACCAACTACTGGCAGTTTGGCGACTACCTGGGCATCGGCGCGGGTGCGCACAGCAAGCTCAGCTTTGCCCACCGCGTGGTGCGGCAGGTACGCTTTCGGGACCCGGCGCGCTACATGGACAACGCCCTGGCCGGCCATGCCGTGGCACAGGACGACGAGGTGCGCCGCGCCGATCTGCCTTTTGAATACATGCTCAACGCCCTGCGTTTGCGCGAGGGCTTTGCGCTGCAGGACTTCATGGCACGAACGGGCCTGCCCGTCACTGCCATCGCCAAGGGTCTGGAGGCCGCCGAGCGCAAGGGCCTGATAGAGCGCGACATGGCGCGCGTGCGGCCGACGGAGCGGGGCTTTGACTTTCTGAGCGATCTGCAGGAATTGTTTCTGGTGGACTGA
- a CDS encoding I78 family peptidase inhibitor, with the protein MKKAPPFALACCLALGAAVTGCAGYGQTPASPAGQAPAAATPGGMCNAQPAQFAVGQNGTASVVESARQRSGAQTARILRPGQIITKEYDTQRLNLEVDGNGRILAAKCG; encoded by the coding sequence ATGAAGAAAGCCCCCCCTTTTGCCCTTGCCTGCTGCCTGGCCCTGGGAGCCGCCGTCACCGGTTGCGCGGGCTACGGACAAACACCGGCATCACCCGCCGGCCAGGCACCTGCGGCCGCGACGCCCGGAGGCATGTGCAACGCCCAGCCCGCACAGTTTGCGGTGGGGCAAAACGGCACGGCGTCGGTGGTGGAGTCAGCGCGGCAACGCTCGGGCGCCCAGACCGCGCGCATCCTGCGCCCAGGGCAGATCATCACCAAGGAGTACGACACCCAGCGGCTGAACCTGGAAGTGGATGGCAACGGCCGCATCCTTGCGGCAAAGTGCGGTTGA
- the rph gene encoding ribonuclease PH encodes MTTFIRTGNRAANQLRPVRITRHYTMHAEGSVLIEFGNTKVLCTASVEERVPPHKRGSGEGWVTAEYGMLPRATHTRSDREAARGKQTGRTQEIQRLIGRSLRAVFDLKLLGERTIQLDCDVIQADGGTRTAAITGAWVAAQDAVHQLLASGKITQSPLLQPVAAISVGIVQGTPLLDLEYVEDVDCDTDMNVVMTGAGHYVEVQGTAEGVAFTRAEMDQLLGLAEQGIAQLVQLQQQALQDTP; translated from the coding sequence ATGACCACTTTCATTCGCACCGGCAACCGCGCCGCCAACCAACTGCGCCCTGTGCGCATCACGCGCCACTACACCATGCACGCCGAGGGCTCGGTGCTGATCGAGTTTGGCAACACCAAGGTGCTCTGCACCGCCTCGGTGGAAGAGCGCGTTCCCCCGCACAAACGCGGCAGTGGCGAAGGCTGGGTGACGGCGGAATACGGCATGCTGCCGCGCGCCACCCACACCCGCAGTGACCGCGAGGCCGCGCGCGGCAAGCAGACGGGCCGCACGCAGGAGATCCAGCGCCTGATTGGCCGCAGCCTGCGCGCCGTGTTTGACCTCAAATTGCTGGGCGAGCGCACCATACAGCTCGACTGCGACGTGATCCAGGCCGACGGCGGCACACGCACCGCCGCCATCACGGGCGCGTGGGTGGCCGCGCAGGATGCGGTCCACCAGCTGCTGGCCAGCGGCAAGATCACCCAGTCGCCGCTGCTACAACCCGTGGCGGCGATTTCGGTGGGCATCGTGCAGGGCACGCCGCTGCTGGACCTGGAATATGTGGAAGACGTGGATTGCGACACCGATATGAACGTGGTGATGACCGGCGCGGGCCACTATGTGGAGGTGCAGGGCACGGCTGAGGGCGTGGCCTTTACCCGCGCCGAGATGGACCAGCTGCTGGGCCTGGCCGAACAGGGCATTGCCCAACTGGTGCAGCTGCAGCAGCAGGCGTTGCAAGATACTCCTTAA
- a CDS encoding YicC/YloC family endoribonuclease — translation MTGYASAQHGASATGAETDARAPQTRRLGLEIRSVNSRFLDLSFRLPDELRAMEPTLRSLLTARLKRGKVEVRAALDTDDNNSLQDPPARLLQRLNSLQDSVRAWLPSAAPLTVADALRLCANAHSGTEDWSEAVPALAEEALAALLAAREREGKRLATMLLDRVKQLRALAEQAVPMVPLLVEQQRLRFMERWKEAMALTDGATLPEAARDRALTEATAFAIRIDVAEEITRLDSHLDEIERLLKKGGEVGKRLDFLIQELHREANTLGSKSAALDLTRISVDMKVLIEQMREQVQNIE, via the coding sequence ATGACCGGATACGCCAGCGCACAGCATGGCGCATCTGCCACTGGCGCTGAAACCGACGCCCGCGCCCCCCAGACGCGCAGGCTGGGACTGGAAATCCGATCCGTCAACAGCCGCTTTCTGGACCTGTCGTTCCGCCTGCCCGACGAGCTGCGCGCCATGGAGCCCACGTTGCGCAGCCTGCTCACCGCGCGCCTGAAGCGCGGCAAGGTCGAAGTGCGCGCCGCCCTCGACACCGACGACAACAACAGCCTGCAAGACCCGCCCGCACGGCTATTGCAGCGTCTCAACTCACTGCAGGATTCCGTCCGGGCCTGGCTGCCCAGCGCGGCGCCTCTCACCGTGGCCGATGCCTTGCGCCTGTGCGCCAACGCGCATTCGGGCACCGAAGACTGGAGCGAGGCCGTTCCGGCCCTGGCCGAAGAAGCCCTCGCCGCCTTGCTGGCCGCGCGCGAGCGCGAAGGCAAGCGCTTGGCGACCATGCTGCTGGATCGCGTCAAACAGTTGCGCGCCTTGGCCGAACAGGCCGTTCCCATGGTTCCCCTGCTGGTGGAGCAGCAGCGCCTGCGCTTCATGGAACGCTGGAAAGAGGCCATGGCCCTCACCGACGGCGCCACCCTGCCCGAGGCCGCCCGCGACCGCGCTCTGACCGAAGCCACAGCGTTTGCCATCCGCATCGACGTGGCCGAAGAGATCACGCGGCTGGATTCGCACCTGGACGAAATTGAGCGCCTGCTGAAAAAGGGCGGTGAGGTGGGCAAACGCCTCGACTTCCTGATCCAGGAGCTGCACCGCGAAGCCAACACGCTGGGCTCCAAATCTGCCGCGCTCGACCTCACCCGCATCAGCGTGGACATGAAGGTGCTGATCGAGCAGATGCGCGAGCAAGTGCAAAATATCGAATAA
- the gmk gene encoding guanylate kinase — MDYPGNLIVVAAPSGAGKSSLVKALLELDSHVHLSVSHTTRAPRGQEKHGRDYYFASQSEFDAMVQSNAFVEWAHVHGNRYGTSKKAIEERIAQGSDVILEIDFQGALQIKEAFANAVLVFILPPSWEELRSRLERRGEDTPEVIEIRLKNAAEEMAQVSKFDFVIINELFERALFDLKAVVHAQRLKYAAQRRARADTFQSLNIT; from the coding sequence ATGGACTATCCTGGAAATCTCATCGTAGTGGCAGCCCCCAGTGGTGCCGGCAAGTCCAGCCTGGTCAAGGCACTGCTGGAGCTGGATTCGCACGTTCACCTCTCGGTCTCACACACCACCCGCGCGCCCCGCGGCCAGGAGAAACACGGCCGCGACTACTACTTCGCGTCGCAATCCGAGTTTGACGCGATGGTGCAGAGCAATGCCTTCGTGGAATGGGCGCATGTGCACGGCAACCGCTACGGCACCTCCAAGAAAGCCATCGAAGAGCGCATTGCCCAGGGCTCGGATGTGATCCTGGAAATCGACTTCCAAGGTGCGCTGCAGATCAAGGAGGCCTTCGCCAACGCCGTGCTGGTGTTCATCCTGCCGCCCAGCTGGGAAGAGCTGCGCTCTCGCCTGGAGCGGCGTGGTGAAGACACGCCAGAGGTGATCGAAATCCGCCTCAAGAATGCGGCCGAAGAGATGGCCCAAGTCAGCAAATTCGACTTCGTTATAATCAATGAGTTGTTTGAGCGCGCGCTTTTCGACCTGAAAGCCGTAGTTCACGCCCAGCGACTCAAGTACGCCGCCCAGCGCCGCGCCCGTGCTGACACCTTCCAGTCGCTCAATATCACCTGA
- the rpoZ gene encoding DNA-directed RNA polymerase subunit omega: MARITVEDCLEKIPNRFQLVLAATYRARMLSQGHAPRIESRNKPAVTALREIAEGKVGLEMLKKVPG, from the coding sequence ATGGCACGCATCACCGTAGAAGACTGTCTGGAAAAGATCCCCAACCGCTTCCAGCTTGTGTTGGCCGCCACGTACCGCGCCCGCATGCTGAGCCAGGGCCACGCCCCCCGCATCGAAAGCCGCAACAAGCCAGCGGTGACCGCCCTGCGTGAAATCGCCGAAGGCAAAGTGGGCCTGGAGATGCTCAAGAAGGTTCCGGGTTGA
- a CDS encoding serine/threonine-protein kinase gives MSKIKPAPLPPDTAIGGYRVVRRLSSGGFGVVYLALDAEGQQVAIKEYLPSSLATRAPGELLPKVPPEKLSLYRLGLKSFFEEGRSLAQISHASVVSVLNFFRENETVYMVMNYLEGATLQDFIITARDLKTQKVFRESTIRSLFDEVLRGLRIVHQHKMLHLDIKPANIFITDDNKAVMIDFGAAREVLSKEGNFIRPMYTPGFAAPEMYRRDSQMGPWTDIYAIGACIYACMQGFPPNEAPQRVDKDRLSLALTKLRGVYSDNLIEVVEWCMALDPLSRPQSVFALQKELSREGERRYTKLTVAEKMRLQLDTLVSDTKKNVQKVGEATGIGAKPK, from the coding sequence ATGTCAAAAATCAAACCGGCCCCCTTGCCGCCCGATACCGCAATTGGCGGCTACCGTGTGGTGCGCCGGTTGTCCTCCGGTGGTTTTGGTGTGGTCTATCTGGCCCTCGACGCCGAAGGCCAGCAGGTGGCCATCAAGGAATACCTGCCTTCTTCTCTGGCAACCCGCGCTCCGGGTGAGTTGCTTCCCAAGGTTCCGCCCGAAAAGCTTTCGCTGTATCGCTTGGGGCTCAAGAGCTTCTTTGAAGAGGGCCGCTCGCTGGCGCAGATCTCGCACGCCTCGGTGGTGAGCGTGCTCAATTTCTTCCGCGAGAACGAAACCGTCTATATGGTGATGAACTACCTGGAGGGCGCGACCCTGCAGGACTTCATCATCACCGCCCGCGACCTCAAGACCCAGAAGGTGTTCCGCGAGTCCACCATCCGCTCGCTGTTTGACGAGGTGCTGCGCGGCCTGCGCATCGTGCACCAGCACAAGATGCTGCACCTGGACATCAAGCCCGCCAACATCTTCATCACCGATGACAACAAGGCCGTGATGATTGACTTCGGCGCGGCGCGTGAAGTGCTGAGCAAGGAAGGCAATTTCATCCGCCCCATGTACACCCCCGGCTTTGCAGCGCCAGAGATGTACCGGCGCGATTCGCAGATGGGGCCGTGGACGGACATCTACGCCATCGGCGCCTGTATCTATGCCTGCATGCAAGGCTTTCCGCCCAACGAGGCGCCGCAGCGGGTGGACAAGGACCGCCTGTCGCTGGCGCTGACCAAGCTGCGCGGTGTGTACTCCGACAACCTGATCGAGGTGGTCGAGTGGTGCATGGCGCTCGACCCGCTGTCCCGTCCCCAGTCGGTGTTCGCCTTGCAAAAGGAGCTCAGCCGCGAGGGGGAGCGCCGCTACACCAAGCTCACCGTGGCCGAGAAGATGCGACTGCAGCTCGACACCCTGGTGTCCGACACCAAGAAGAATGTGCAGAAGGTGGGTGAAGCCACCGGAATCGGAGCCAAGCCCAAATGA
- the rdgB gene encoding RdgB/HAM1 family non-canonical purine NTP pyrophosphatase produces MKIVLASNNRGKLAELQAMFAPLGVELVRQADLGVGEAEEPFRTFVENALAKARFASEHTGLPALADDAGMCVDAFGGLPGVDTAYYCTQFGYEKSDDNNVRALLEQLQGVTNRRAAMVSTLVAVRSPQDPEPLIAVGRVVGEITTEPRGSNGFGFDPVMFIPEFGKTFAELPVEVKNAHSHRGRSAAQMLALMRERWLA; encoded by the coding sequence ATGAAAATTGTTCTAGCATCCAACAACCGAGGCAAGCTGGCCGAGTTGCAGGCCATGTTTGCGCCCCTGGGCGTGGAGCTGGTGCGCCAAGCCGATCTGGGCGTGGGTGAGGCCGAGGAGCCCTTCCGCACCTTTGTCGAAAACGCCCTGGCCAAGGCACGGTTTGCGTCGGAGCACACAGGCCTGCCCGCGCTGGCCGACGATGCCGGCATGTGCGTGGATGCCTTTGGCGGCCTGCCGGGTGTAGACACCGCGTATTACTGCACCCAGTTCGGCTATGAGAAAAGCGATGACAACAACGTGCGTGCCCTGCTGGAGCAATTGCAAGGCGTGACCAACCGCCGCGCCGCCATGGTCAGCACCCTGGTCGCCGTGCGCAGCCCGCAAGACCCCGAGCCGCTGATTGCCGTGGGCCGCGTGGTCGGCGAGATCACCACCGAACCCCGGGGCAGCAACGGCTTTGGCTTCGACCCCGTGATGTTCATCCCCGAGTTCGGCAAGACCTTTGCCGAGCTGCCCGTGGAGGTGAAAAACGCCCACAGCCACCGGGGCCGCTCGGCCGCGCAAATGCTGGCGCTGATGCGCGAGCGCTGGTTGGCATGA